From Nycticebus coucang isolate mNycCou1 chromosome 6, mNycCou1.pri, whole genome shotgun sequence, the proteins below share one genomic window:
- the FKBP3 gene encoding peptidyl-prolyl cis-trans isomerase FKBP3 isoform X2, translating to MAAALPQREWTVEQLRSEQLPKKDIIKFLQDHGSDSRFKGTESVSKVSEQVKNVKLSEDKPKETKSEETLDEGPPKYTKSILKKGDKTNFPKKGDVVHCWYTGTLQDGTVFDTNIQTSSKKKKNAKPLSFKVGVGKVIRGWDEALLTMSKGEKARLEIEPEWAYGKKGQPDAKIPPNAKLIFEVELVDID from the exons ATGGCGGCAGCCCTTCCTCAGCGGGAGTGGACCGTGGAGCAGCTGCGCAGCGAGCAGCTGCCCAAGAAGGACATTATCAAGTTTCTGCAGGACCACGGTTCAGATTCG CGTTTCAAGGGTACTGAAAGTGTAAGTAAAGTTTCTGAACAAGTGAAAAATGTGAAGCTTAGTGAAGACAAACCCAAAGAAACCAAGTCTGAAGAGACCCTGGATGAG ggTCCACCAAAGTATACAAAATCTATTCttaaaaaaggagataaaacCAACTTTCCCAAAAAGGGAGATGTTGTTCACTGCTGGTATACAGGAACACTACAGGATGGAACTGTTTTTGATACTAATATTCAGACAA GTtcgaagaagaagaaaaatgccaaGCCTTTAAGTTTTAAGGTTGGAGTAGGCAAAGTTATCAGAGGA TGGGATGAAGCACTTCTGACTATGAGTAAAGGAGAAAAAGCTCGACTGGAGATTGAACCAGAATGGGCTTATGGAAAGAAAGGACAGCCTGATGCCAA AATTCCACCAAATGCAAAACTAATTTTTGAAGTGGAATTAGTGGATATTGACTGA
- the FKBP3 gene encoding peptidyl-prolyl cis-trans isomerase FKBP3 isoform X1, which produces MAAALPQREWTVEQLRSEQLPKKDIIKFLQDHGSDSFLAEHKLLGNIKNVAKTANKDHLVTAYNHLFETKRFKGTESVSKVSEQVKNVKLSEDKPKETKSEETLDEGPPKYTKSILKKGDKTNFPKKGDVVHCWYTGTLQDGTVFDTNIQTSSKKKKNAKPLSFKVGVGKVIRGWDEALLTMSKGEKARLEIEPEWAYGKKGQPDAKIPPNAKLIFEVELVDID; this is translated from the exons ATGGCGGCAGCCCTTCCTCAGCGGGAGTGGACCGTGGAGCAGCTGCGCAGCGAGCAGCTGCCCAAGAAGGACATTATCAAGTTTCTGCAGGACCACGGTTCAGATTCG tttcttGCAGAACACAAATTATtaggaaacattaaaaatgtggCCAAGACTGCTAACAAGGACCATTTGGTTACAGCCTATAACCATCTTTTTGAAACTAAG CGTTTCAAGGGTACTGAAAGTGTAAGTAAAGTTTCTGAACAAGTGAAAAATGTGAAGCTTAGTGAAGACAAACCCAAAGAAACCAAGTCTGAAGAGACCCTGGATGAG ggTCCACCAAAGTATACAAAATCTATTCttaaaaaaggagataaaacCAACTTTCCCAAAAAGGGAGATGTTGTTCACTGCTGGTATACAGGAACACTACAGGATGGAACTGTTTTTGATACTAATATTCAGACAA GTtcgaagaagaagaaaaatgccaaGCCTTTAAGTTTTAAGGTTGGAGTAGGCAAAGTTATCAGAGGA TGGGATGAAGCACTTCTGACTATGAGTAAAGGAGAAAAAGCTCGACTGGAGATTGAACCAGAATGGGCTTATGGAAAGAAAGGACAGCCTGATGCCAA AATTCCACCAAATGCAAAACTAATTTTTGAAGTGGAATTAGTGGATATTGACTGA